A genomic segment from Phycisphaerales bacterium AB-hyl4 encodes:
- a CDS encoding VOC family protein: MPTNYHIPAAARIGHVHLKVADLKRSLDFYCGLLGFELTTTYGSDAAFIAAGGYHHHIGLNTWLSKDAPPGPRHAPGLFHVAILYPTRKDLALIYQRLLEADWPLTGASDHGVSEALYLDDPDGNGVELYRDRPEGQWPRKPDGSVDMFTKPLDLDDLLKEVLP; the protein is encoded by the coding sequence ATGCCAACCAACTACCACATCCCCGCAGCCGCTCGTATCGGACACGTTCACCTGAAGGTGGCAGATCTGAAGCGTTCGCTCGACTTCTACTGCGGCCTGCTCGGCTTTGAGCTAACCACGACATACGGCAGCGACGCCGCTTTCATTGCCGCCGGCGGTTACCACCACCACATCGGCCTCAACACATGGCTGAGCAAAGATGCCCCGCCCGGACCGCGACACGCCCCCGGCTTGTTTCATGTCGCCATCCTGTATCCCACGCGGAAGGATCTCGCTCTTATCTACCAGAGGTTGTTGGAAGCAGACTGGCCTTTGACCGGGGCATCAGATCATGGCGTTTCCGAAGCCTTGTACCTGGACGACCCGGACGGCAATGGCGTGGAACTCTACCGCGATCGACCGGAAGGCCAATGGCCCCGGAAACCGGACGGCTCCGTAGACATGTTCACCAAACCGCTCGACCTTGATGATCTGTTGAAGGAAGTTCTTCCTTAA